The genomic region TGGGTAAACCGCTTCCCTAGATTGAATTTTAAGCAGACGCTTTAAGCTTGGGTCGAATCATCTCATCTACAAACCGGGCCAGCTCTTCTCTTTCCGACTCAGAGCTAAAAATAAAACGTATGCCCATCCCGGTCTCCAATACTTTCGGGTTCTGGTATACGTGCATGGTATTTCTCCAGGTAACTTCACCCAGAAGCTCCAAAGGCTCGTCAAAACCAGGCAAGCCTATTTTGAAGATACAACGGGTCCCGGTGGCTAAGGGATGGATCGACTTGATAAACATGCCGCCCCTGGAGAAATTTGCCGTGTAGTCTCGCATAAAGGTTGCCAATCGTTGGTAACCCACTCTCAGCTCAAGGGGGAGACGCTCAGCCTCCCTATCTCCGGGCGAAAAGACCATCTCCTAGGATAGGTTCCTGGATGAAAGTTCGTCAATTCGAATCCACCAAACCACGATTCAAAAGATCACACCGCACAAATATGGAGCTTCTCTGTCGCACCGTGTTAGATTGAGGCGTGAAAAAAATCTTTAAAATAGCGTGTATCGCCCAAGCCCTTGTGGCCGCCATGCTTTGCTTCGTTCCCCTCTTTAATGTGTTGAGCTACGAATTTTGTCTCGCACTGGGGCTACTCACCACGCTGACCAGCTTTAGCATAGGAATGAGCGTTGCAGGCTCCGTTAAACCCAGCCGTAAACAGATACCCATAGCCCTGGGCTACAGCTACCTTCAGCTGCTTCTCCCCTTAATACTTATTTGCCTCAACGCATTTCGCGTACGAAATTGCGACTTTAGGGTGGGCCTACTTTTCTTTGTTATACTGCCGGTTGCTGCGGCAACTCTTAATGCCGTCCTCGGCGTCTTAGCGCAGACTTTATTTAAACCGATGTCTTGGGGACCCCGAGCCGGAACCTTTTTTATTTTTCTCGGCCTTCCT from Deltaproteobacteria bacterium harbors:
- a CDS encoding TIGR02266 family protein; the protein is MGYQRLATFMRDYTANFSRGGMFIKSIHPLATGTRCIFKIGLPGFDEPLELLGEVTWRNTMHVYQNPKVLETGMGIRFIFSSESEREELARFVDEMIRPKLKASA